From one Peptoniphilaceae bacterium AMB_02 genomic stretch:
- the purE gene encoding 5-(carboxyamino)imidazole ribonucleotide mutase translates to MKVAVVMGSESDKEVVQKAVALLEKYGVEVEWRIISAHRTPKLAHDFASSLRENGYEVCIACAGKAAHLAGVIAGITTIPVIGLPIKSSTMDGLDSLLSVVQMPSGVPVATVAINGAENAAILALQILGIKYPEISDKLIEFKKEMNEKIIKIDNKLRTERGQV, encoded by the coding sequence ATGAAAGTTGCAGTTGTAATGGGAAGTGAAAGTGACAAAGAGGTAGTACAAAAAGCGGTAGCATTATTAGAAAAATATGGTGTTGAAGTTGAGTGGAGAATTATCTCTGCACATAGAACACCAAAGCTTGCACATGATTTTGCATCTTCGTTAAGGGAGAATGGTTATGAAGTATGTATTGCATGTGCGGGAAAAGCGGCACATCTGGCTGGAGTTATAGCAGGTATAACCACTATACCGGTTATAGGTCTTCCAATCAAATCATCTACTATGGATGGTCTTGACTCTTTATTATCAGTTGTTCAAATGCCTTCAGGAGTTCCGGTTGCTACAGTAGCAATTAACGGAGCTGAAAACGCGGCAATTCTAGCATTGCAAATCTTAGGTATTAAATACCCTGAAATATCCGACAAACTTATAGAATTTAAAAAAGAAATGAATGAAAAAATAATTAAAATAGACAACAAATTACGAACGGAGAGAGGTCAAGTTTAA
- a CDS encoding TM2 domain-containing protein yields the protein MKCPNCGAENDSRFRLCEYCKTELNYERPNHHVTDNSTNIYIVNPTNPVPAYNDTIFENSIPRKKSIDIKTPSDKNKYVALLLCLFFGFSGVHHFYVRRYLKGILYFFTAGLFGFGWIIDTVVILFGRFKDNRGNILV from the coding sequence ATGAAATGTCCAAATTGTGGAGCAGAAAATGATAGTCGTTTTAGACTTTGTGAGTACTGTAAAACAGAATTAAACTATGAAAGACCGAACCATCATGTAACCGATAATAGTACAAATATATACATTGTCAATCCGACAAACCCGGTACCTGCATACAATGATACAATATTTGAAAATTCAATTCCACGCAAAAAATCTATTGACATAAAAACTCCTAGTGACAAGAATAAGTATGTGGCATTACTGCTATGCCTATTTTTCGGATTCTCCGGAGTGCATCACTTCTATGTGAGAAGATATCTTAAGGGAATATTATATTTCTTTACTGCAGGATTATTTGGATTTGGATGGATAATCGACACGGTAGTTATTTTATTCGGCAGATTTAAAGATAATAGAGGAAATATACTGGTATAA
- a CDS encoding flavodoxin domain-containing protein, whose protein sequence is MKTLIIYFSAHHGNTEKVAKHLCRELNFECVSIKEADTKDLDNYEGIIFASGVYAFSMSKQIIKFIESNSQKLKDKKLGIILTSGVLNKIFMEKAVRVFKNLGLDIDMTFQCLGYDTFGPLRFIGGINKERPSDKDLENALHKFKSF, encoded by the coding sequence ATGAAAACGCTAATAATTTACTTTTCAGCACATCACGGAAATACTGAAAAAGTTGCAAAACATCTATGTAGAGAACTAAACTTTGAATGTGTTTCAATCAAAGAAGCCGACACAAAAGACTTAGATAATTATGAGGGAATAATATTCGCATCCGGAGTATATGCATTTTCCATGTCGAAACAGATTATTAAATTTATAGAAAGCAATTCACAAAAATTAAAAGACAAAAAGCTTGGGATTATTCTGACCAGCGGAGTATTAAATAAGATATTTATGGAAAAAGCTGTGAGAGTATTTAAAAATTTGGGGCTGGATATAGACATGACTTTTCAATGCTTAGGCTATGACACCTTTGGACCACTTAGATTTATTGGAGGAATAAATAAGGAAAGACCAAGTGATAAGGATTTAGAAAACGCCTTGCATAAATTTAAATCATTTTAA
- a CDS encoding type II CAAX endopeptidase family protein, with amino-acid sequence MKRKWYIDLGLVILFIFLFFLSVLVGSLISGYIFNKYNLINTIRGNQISLFFDIITLVTILLFSRYVLKLDRSKLWMKRPDTVKNTALGYVAGTVLFVSYMVFALLTKNLTYVGPGSLPLLDILIYIPAFGIQSFTEELLTRGLMQRVIKDKWGFLPSIILPSAVFAVLHFANDGVNFFSVVNLFLVGIVFALMVYATGSLWYAGAAHAAWNYMQGVIFGQNISGRNIGDSMLKFNNTGTNEIFTGGQFGPEGTSFVAIILFLACIYYYYKFKKKPEGLVE; translated from the coding sequence ATGAAAAGAAAATGGTATATTGATTTAGGTTTAGTGATTTTATTTATTTTTCTATTCTTTTTAAGTGTATTAGTTGGATCGTTAATATCGGGCTATATATTCAACAAATATAATTTGATAAATACTATTCGAGGTAACCAAATCTCTCTATTCTTTGACATAATTACTTTAGTAACTATTTTATTATTTAGTCGTTATGTACTAAAGCTGGATAGGTCAAAGCTTTGGATGAAAAGACCTGATACAGTAAAAAACACTGCATTGGGGTATGTCGCAGGAACCGTTTTATTCGTATCCTATATGGTTTTTGCACTTTTAACTAAAAACTTAACTTATGTCGGTCCAGGCAGTTTACCATTACTGGATATACTCATTTATATACCTGCATTTGGAATTCAGAGTTTTACTGAAGAGCTATTGACAAGAGGATTAATGCAGAGAGTTATCAAAGATAAATGGGGATTTTTACCAAGTATAATCTTACCTTCAGCAGTTTTTGCTGTGCTGCACTTCGCAAATGATGGTGTAAATTTCTTTTCGGTTGTAAATCTGTTTTTAGTTGGAATAGTATTTGCTCTTATGGTATACGCAACCGGCAGTCTCTGGTATGCAGGAGCTGCACATGCTGCTTGGAACTATATGCAAGGAGTAATTTTCGGCCAAAATATAAGTGGTCGAAATATTGGTGATTCAATGCTTAAATTTAACAATACAGGGACAAATGAGATCTTTACAGGGGGCCAGTTTGGTCCTGAGGGAACTTCATTTGTTGCTATAATCCTATTCTTAGCCTGCATATACTATTACTATAAATTCAAAAAGAAGCCCGAAGGATTAGTGGAATAG
- a CDS encoding DUF1667 domain-containing protein, whose amino-acid sequence MSKITKREFICIVCPMGCQLSVEAIEGEEIIVNGSKCKRGDVYAIQEMTDPRRHITSTVRVHNGFLNLVPVKTDTEIPKDKIFDVMKEINSIELEAPIKIGTIIIENVANTGSNIVTTRDIEKMDTDSDYTHNLQKTVGI is encoded by the coding sequence ATGAGTAAAATTACAAAAAGAGAATTCATATGTATAGTATGTCCTATGGGATGCCAATTGAGTGTTGAAGCAATCGAAGGAGAAGAAATAATCGTCAATGGCAGTAAATGCAAAAGGGGAGACGTTTATGCCATTCAAGAAATGACAGATCCCAGGAGGCATATAACTTCAACCGTCAGAGTCCATAACGGGTTTTTAAATCTTGTACCTGTTAAGACAGACACCGAAATTCCAAAGGACAAGATATTTGACGTTATGAAAGAAATTAATAGTATAGAGCTGGAAGCGCCTATAAAAATAGGAACTATAATTATTGAAAATGTAGCAAATACAGGATCAAATATTGTAACCACAAGAGACATAGAAAAAATGGATACAGATAGTGATTATACACACAACCTTCAAAAAACTGTTGGAATTTAA
- the purF gene encoding amidophosphoribosyltransferase produces MGGICGVSVKDQNAQMITYFAMYSLQHRGEYGCGIASDHNGYIDYEKGHGLVTNVLNEDILRLLRGKTAIGHVSNSQKEIPTLQLDPKVLGYNHGAMALVFDGFLLNYDELKEIVDKAGVDYENISHTEVVANLIALNYKGDVIEAISETLKMIKGAYALILMTDDILIGSRDRYGIKPLVFGSLNNGYMLASETCSFDAVSGEFIREIEPGEMLVIEDQNPRSIQIFEPCCRKSCIFEGIYYARPDSIVNGVTVYRMRYNSGKILGEANDIEADVVIGAPDSGTTAAIGYAEGSKIPFGMGIIKNRYIGRTFIEKGYEKRIDKVRIKLNVLKEVIVGRDVLVVDDSIVRGTTMKRTVKMLRDAGAKSVHVRIASPMVFYNCKIGVNQSVTGNMLAASHNLEEIREIIEADSLEYIGIDELLEAFGDKNKYCTGCINDRYPIELED; encoded by the coding sequence ATGGGCGGAATCTGTGGAGTATCAGTAAAAGACCAAAATGCCCAAATGATTACCTATTTCGCAATGTATTCACTTCAGCATAGGGGAGAATATGGATGCGGTATAGCATCAGATCATAATGGATATATTGATTATGAGAAAGGTCATGGGCTTGTTACCAATGTGCTTAATGAGGACATACTTAGATTATTAAGAGGAAAAACTGCGATAGGACATGTCAGCAATAGTCAGAAAGAAATACCTACACTGCAATTGGATCCAAAAGTATTGGGATATAATCATGGTGCAATGGCTCTTGTTTTTGACGGTTTTTTGCTAAATTATGACGAATTAAAAGAGATAGTGGATAAAGCAGGTGTTGACTACGAAAACATCTCGCATACTGAGGTTGTAGCCAATCTGATTGCACTCAACTACAAAGGGGATGTAATCGAAGCCATATCCGAGACTCTAAAGATGATTAAAGGAGCTTATGCGCTCATCCTTATGACAGATGACATACTCATAGGGTCAAGAGATAGATACGGAATCAAACCACTTGTTTTCGGCAGTCTTAATAATGGATATATGCTGGCAAGTGAAACCTGCAGTTTTGATGCAGTAAGTGGTGAATTCATAAGAGAAATCGAGCCCGGAGAGATGCTCGTAATCGAAGATCAAAACCCGAGAAGCATACAAATTTTTGAACCATGTTGCAGAAAGTCCTGTATATTTGAAGGGATATACTATGCTAGACCGGACTCAATAGTAAACGGTGTTACCGTTTATAGAATGAGATACAATTCAGGCAAGATTCTGGGAGAAGCCAATGACATAGAGGCTGATGTTGTAATTGGAGCACCTGATTCAGGGACCACTGCGGCAATAGGTTATGCTGAAGGTTCAAAGATACCTTTCGGAATGGGAATCATCAAAAACAGATATATAGGTCGTACCTTTATCGAGAAGGGTTACGAAAAGAGAATAGATAAAGTAAGAATAAAACTGAATGTACTTAAAGAAGTAATAGTGGGAAGAGATGTCTTGGTTGTAGATGACTCAATCGTAAGAGGTACTACTATGAAGCGAACTGTAAAGATGCTTAGAGATGCAGGAGCAAAATCAGTACATGTACGTATAGCATCTCCAATGGTATTCTACAACTGTAAAATTGGTGTAAACCAGTCTGTCACCGGGAACATGCTTGCAGCAAGTCATAATCTTGAAGAGATAAGAGAAATAATTGAAGCAGACAGTTTGGAATACATTGGAATTGATGAACTACTTGAAGCCTTTGGCGATAAAAACAAATATTGTACCGGATGTATCAACGATAGATACCCGATAGAATTGGAGGATTAA
- the purM gene encoding phosphoribosylformylglycinamidine cyclo-ligase, whose protein sequence is MSIDYKSAGVDREAGYEEVKKIKKIVQRTMNSNVLSSIGGFSGLFRLPIEDYKEPVMVSGTDGVGTKLKLAFMMDKHDTIGQDCVAMCVNDILCQGARPLFFLDYIATGLLDADKMASVVEGVAEGCVLSEMALIGGETAEMPGFYNEDEYDMAGFAVGVVEKPKIIDGTKIKEGDVVLSLPSSGVHSNGFSLIRKIIFEKMGFDLNQKFDNLEKSLGEELLTPTKIYHHAVKAINAATDVHGYIHITGGGLYENIPRIVPEGLCANIDLKNHTVPEIFNLLKEWGGVTTLEMYSTFNMGMGLIAVFDKNDLEKVKAELEKAGEAYAIIGEIVKGEEKINILNLPE, encoded by the coding sequence ATGTCAATTGATTACAAATCAGCAGGTGTAGATAGGGAAGCGGGATATGAAGAGGTAAAGAAAATCAAGAAAATAGTTCAAAGAACTATGAACTCAAATGTATTATCCTCGATAGGCGGGTTTTCAGGACTTTTCAGATTACCTATTGAAGACTATAAGGAACCTGTCATGGTCAGCGGAACTGATGGCGTAGGAACAAAATTGAAACTTGCGTTTATGATGGACAAGCATGATACCATCGGGCAAGACTGTGTAGCTATGTGTGTAAATGACATATTATGCCAAGGGGCAAGACCGCTCTTTTTCTTGGATTATATCGCAACAGGACTTTTAGATGCAGATAAAATGGCATCAGTTGTTGAAGGTGTCGCTGAAGGTTGTGTCCTTTCCGAAATGGCATTAATCGGTGGAGAAACAGCAGAAATGCCGGGTTTCTACAATGAAGACGAATATGACATGGCAGGTTTTGCAGTAGGAGTAGTAGAAAAACCCAAAATAATTGACGGTACAAAGATCAAAGAAGGTGACGTAGTATTGTCACTACCTTCGTCAGGTGTTCACAGTAATGGTTTTTCATTAATCAGAAAAATCATCTTTGAAAAAATGGGATTTGACTTAAACCAAAAATTCGACAACCTTGAAAAATCACTTGGAGAAGAATTATTAACACCAACCAAAATTTACCATCATGCTGTAAAAGCCATAAACGCCGCAACTGATGTACATGGCTATATCCATATAACAGGCGGAGGACTATATGAGAATATTCCTAGAATAGTACCCGAAGGCTTATGTGCAAATATCGACTTAAAAAACCATACCGTTCCTGAAATATTCAACCTGTTAAAAGAATGGGGCGGAGTGACTACTCTTGAAATGTACTCTACATTTAATATGGGAATGGGACTAATCGCCGTATTTGATAAAAATGATTTGGAAAAAGTCAAAGCTGAACTTGAAAAAGCCGGAGAAGCATACGCGATAATTGGAGAAATCGTAAAAGGTGAAGAAAAAATAAACATACTAAACCTACCTGAATAA
- a CDS encoding NAD(P)/FAD-dependent oxidoreductase → MYDILIIGGGAIGCSIARRLSKYDLKIALLEKNIEVCQETTKANSAVVHGGYDNIPGTLKAKLNVEGNLMYPELSEELDFAFKKTGSLVLAFSEDEMETIKELYNRGIKNGVPELEIIDADRAREIEPKIADNVVGALYCKTAGVVDPFNYTYAMIENAIDNGVELFTETEVVNLEKKGETILVKTNNRDFEAKYIINAAGLYSDKVANMAGDDDFYIIPTKGVYRLLDKTKADFLNIVMFQTPTEKGKGVLVTPTYDGNSMIGPTADIVSTVEDTTTEAESLKKIDELGRKSVPGLDLRKTIRVFTGVRAKPNTGDFMIYPSKKMDGVVHCGGIESPGLASAPAIAKYVEDILLSLGMNPEPNKNYNPKRNSIPSIARSDLKTKMKLVEEDPNYGKIICRCENVSEAEIIAAINRPGGAKTVDGVKRRVRAGMGRCQGGFCGPRVLEILSRELKVDPTEIKKDLLGSEIVIRHLKK, encoded by the coding sequence ATGTACGATATATTAATCATTGGTGGTGGGGCGATAGGTTGCAGTATCGCCAGAAGATTATCAAAATATGATCTAAAGATAGCATTATTGGAAAAGAATATTGAAGTATGCCAAGAAACTACAAAAGCCAACTCGGCAGTAGTTCATGGTGGATATGATAATATTCCTGGTACTTTAAAAGCTAAATTAAATGTCGAGGGCAATTTAATGTACCCCGAATTAAGCGAAGAATTGGACTTTGCTTTTAAAAAGACAGGTTCTTTAGTTCTCGCTTTCAGTGAAGATGAAATGGAAACAATAAAAGAACTCTACAATAGAGGTATAAAAAATGGAGTTCCTGAACTGGAGATTATCGATGCAGATAGAGCTAGAGAAATAGAACCTAAGATAGCAGATAATGTAGTAGGAGCTCTTTACTGCAAGACAGCAGGAGTTGTAGATCCTTTTAACTACACATATGCAATGATCGAAAATGCAATTGACAATGGGGTAGAGCTTTTCACCGAAACAGAAGTGGTAAATCTAGAAAAAAAAGGTGAGACCATATTAGTAAAAACAAATAATCGTGACTTTGAAGCAAAATACATTATAAATGCTGCTGGTCTGTATTCTGATAAGGTTGCCAATATGGCAGGTGATGACGACTTTTATATAATACCTACAAAGGGTGTTTATAGGCTCTTAGATAAAACTAAGGCGGATTTTCTAAACATAGTTATGTTTCAAACACCTACGGAGAAAGGTAAAGGAGTACTTGTAACGCCGACATATGACGGTAACAGCATGATTGGACCTACGGCAGATATAGTATCTACAGTTGAAGATACGACAACTGAAGCTGAGTCGCTTAAGAAAATAGACGAGCTTGGTAGAAAATCAGTTCCGGGACTTGACTTGAGGAAGACAATAAGAGTTTTTACCGGAGTTAGAGCTAAACCAAATACCGGCGACTTTATGATATATCCATCTAAGAAGATGGACGGAGTAGTACATTGTGGAGGAATAGAGTCACCGGGACTTGCCTCCGCTCCAGCGATAGCAAAATACGTTGAAGACATACTACTTTCATTGGGAATGAATCCTGAGCCTAATAAAAACTATAATCCTAAACGAAATTCTATACCATCAATAGCAAGATCTGATTTAAAAACAAAGATGAAACTAGTTGAAGAAGATCCGAACTATGGTAAAATAATCTGCAGATGCGAAAATGTATCTGAGGCTGAAATAATTGCAGCCATTAATAGACCGGGGGGAGCCAAGACGGTTGATGGTGTTAAAAGAAGAGTAAGAGCTGGAATGGGAAGATGTCAAGGCGGTTTTTGTGGACCGAGAGTACTTGAAATACTTTCTAGGGAATTAAAAGTAGATCCGACAGAAATTAAAAAAGATTTACTGGGATCTGAAATAGTAATTAGGCATTTGAAGAAATAG
- a CDS encoding FAD-dependent oxidoreductase, whose amino-acid sequence MLNYDLVIIGGGPAGLGAAVEAKKNGIDSILIIERDWELGGILNQCIHNGFGIHEFKEELTGPEYAHRFIKQVKENNIEYLLNTMVLEISEEKEVIAMTDNGLIMIEAKSIILAMGCRERTAGAVGIGGYRPSGVYTAGMAQRLINMEGLMVGKEVVIYGSGDIGLIMARRMTLEGAKVKCVVEISTHSSGLNRNIAQCLDDYGIPLYLSHNISTIHGKHRIEGVTISKVDEKWNPIPGTEEHISCDTLLLSIGLIPENELTVNAGIELNKTTNGPSVKSNMETSMKGVFSCGNVLHVHDIVDFVTQESRVAGRNAANYIKGFDDSEDKLLIETKALDGISYIVPNKIISGGKDGANLYMRSKNIYSNVTLEIKSGNKIIKSKKMRTMIPSEMINIPLKPEEIADLKEELTVEVIGI is encoded by the coding sequence ATGTTAAACTACGATTTAGTTATCATCGGAGGCGGTCCTGCCGGACTTGGAGCAGCAGTTGAAGCCAAAAAAAATGGAATCGACTCAATCCTTATAATTGAAAGGGATTGGGAATTAGGCGGAATACTTAATCAATGTATTCATAACGGATTTGGAATTCATGAATTTAAAGAAGAATTGACAGGTCCTGAATATGCCCATAGATTCATAAAACAAGTAAAAGAAAATAATATAGAGTATTTGCTAAATACCATGGTACTTGAAATAAGTGAAGAAAAAGAAGTTATCGCCATGACGGATAACGGCCTTATCATGATAGAAGCAAAGTCAATAATTCTTGCCATGGGATGTAGAGAAAGAACAGCAGGAGCTGTAGGAATAGGTGGATACAGACCATCAGGAGTCTATACAGCAGGCATGGCACAAAGACTTATTAACATGGAAGGTCTTATGGTCGGAAAAGAAGTTGTAATCTACGGCTCAGGAGACATAGGACTTATCATGGCAAGAAGAATGACTTTGGAAGGTGCAAAAGTAAAATGTGTTGTTGAAATATCAACTCATTCCAGTGGACTAAATAGAAATATAGCCCAATGTTTGGACGACTATGGAATACCACTATACTTAAGTCATAATATCAGTACCATCCACGGAAAGCATAGAATCGAAGGAGTTACAATATCAAAAGTTGACGAAAAATGGAACCCGATACCGGGAACAGAAGAACATATTTCATGTGATACCTTACTATTGTCAATAGGACTAATCCCTGAAAATGAACTTACTGTAAATGCAGGTATTGAACTTAATAAAACTACAAATGGACCTAGTGTAAAGTCCAATATGGAAACGAGCATGAAAGGTGTGTTCAGTTGTGGTAATGTACTACATGTCCATGATATAGTTGACTTTGTAACCCAGGAGAGTAGAGTTGCAGGAAGAAATGCAGCAAATTATATTAAGGGTTTTGATGATTCTGAAGATAAATTACTTATAGAAACAAAAGCTTTAGACGGCATCTCATACATCGTACCCAACAAAATCATAAGTGGCGGAAAAGACGGTGCCAACCTATATATGAGATCTAAAAACATATACTCCAATGTCACCCTAGAGATAAAAAGTGGGAATAAAATAATTAAAAGCAAAAAGATGAGAACTATGATTCCATCTGAAATGATAAACATACCACTAAAACCGGAAGAAATTGCCGATCTTAAGGAAGAATTAACAGTAGAGGTGATAGGAATATGA
- a CDS encoding DsrE family protein produces the protein MQNIDLLITLTAHERDSNNVTIAFTVGVKAVESGKNTVILLLSDSVSLASKGYADKIDIGAPFKPVRELLDAYLQAGGRIAVCSACMQHNGVAEDSIYEGIEIVNADFIVEALFASEKQLQLN, from the coding sequence ATGCAAAATATTGATTTATTAATTACACTAACTGCTCACGAGAGAGACTCAAACAATGTGACCATTGCTTTTACGGTTGGAGTTAAAGCTGTAGAGAGCGGAAAAAATACGGTGATTCTATTATTATCAGACTCCGTATCTCTAGCTTCAAAAGGATATGCCGATAAAATTGATATCGGTGCACCATTCAAACCGGTAAGAGAGCTGCTAGATGCTTACTTGCAAGCAGGTGGAAGAATTGCAGTATGTTCAGCATGCATGCAGCATAATGGAGTAGCTGAAGATTCAATCTACGAAGGCATAGAAATTGTAAACGCCGACTTTATTGTGGAAGCACTATTTGCTTCAGAAAAACAGCTTCAGCTTAACTAG